The following proteins are co-located in the Acidobacteriota bacterium genome:
- a CDS encoding DUF2190 family protein, with protein sequence MAFECEIIHSWHSIDYTPAGAVAAGEVIVVDKMVGVARQAIAAGELGSLCVAGVGKFAKATGGGTAFTAGELIYWDESAGVCDDTTDTGTNPLIGWAIKAAADGDATAEVMWFGGAHFATA encoded by the coding sequence ATGGCGTTCGAATGCGAAATCATCCACTCTTGGCACTCGATCGATTACACGCCGGCCGGCGCCGTCGCGGCCGGTGAGGTCATCGTGGTCGACAAGATGGTCGGCGTTGCCCGCCAGGCCATTGCGGCCGGAGAACTCGGATCGTTGTGTGTCGCCGGCGTCGGCAAGTTCGCCAAGGCGACCGGCGGCGGCACGGCGTTCACGGCCGGCGAGCTCATCTACTGGGACGAGAGCGCCGGTGTCTGCGATGACACCACGGACACCGGCACGAATCCGCTGATCGGATGGGCCATCAAGGCCGCGGCCGATGGCGACGCGACGGCTGAGGTCATGTGGTTCGGCGGTGCGCACTTCGCGACGGCCTGA